The following coding sequences lie in one Deinococcus cellulosilyticus NBRC 106333 = KACC 11606 genomic window:
- the hutI gene encoding imidazolonepropionase, whose protein sequence is MKTLYTGITELATATGNDLKKGSAQKDITIIRDAAMVVEGETLLWVGERKDAPAADRTIDFRNKAVVPGLIDPHTHLIWSGSRLNDFEARVQGVSYEEILARGGGIHQTVRYTQASTAFEMVSLAVPRLNAMVRSGATTLEVKTGYGLNHDTEMRMLEAIRDLQDFTPARIVPTLLIHLPPKDRDRKDFIREVVEKWIPEVAQDQLAAAVDVFVEQEAFSVQEAREILEAAKAHGLHTKLHADQFHALGGVELACELGSLSVDHLEASTGDQIQALAASNTVATVLPGVTLHLGLPAAPARKIIDAGGAVAVGTDHNPGSSPMFSTSLALALGVRLNGLTPAEALTAMTANAAHALGLKDTGRLEAGMKADFLVLDSHDWREISYRFGNAVSKVFISGKEA, encoded by the coding sequence GTGAAGACGCTTTACACAGGCATCACCGAACTGGCAACCGCAACCGGAAATGATCTGAAAAAGGGATCTGCTCAAAAAGACATCACCATCATCCGTGACGCTGCAATGGTGGTGGAAGGGGAGACCCTGCTCTGGGTGGGGGAACGCAAGGACGCCCCTGCAGCAGACAGAACCATCGACTTTCGCAACAAAGCAGTGGTCCCTGGCCTGATCGACCCTCACACCCACCTGATCTGGTCGGGCAGTCGCCTGAATGACTTCGAGGCACGGGTGCAAGGGGTTTCTTACGAGGAGATTCTGGCCCGTGGAGGAGGCATTCACCAGACGGTGCGCTACACGCAGGCCTCCACTGCCTTTGAGATGGTCTCTCTGGCTGTTCCGAGGCTCAATGCCATGGTGCGCAGCGGAGCCACCACCCTGGAAGTCAAAACGGGTTATGGCCTGAACCACGACACCGAGATGCGCATGCTGGAGGCCATTCGCGATCTGCAGGATTTCACCCCTGCTCGCATTGTCCCGACTTTGCTGATTCACCTGCCTCCTAAAGACCGGGACCGCAAAGACTTCATCCGTGAAGTGGTGGAGAAATGGATTCCCGAAGTCGCTCAGGATCAACTTGCTGCTGCGGTGGATGTGTTTGTCGAACAGGAAGCCTTCTCTGTTCAGGAGGCCAGAGAGATTCTGGAAGCTGCAAAAGCCCATGGCCTGCACACCAAACTGCATGCAGACCAGTTTCATGCGCTGGGCGGAGTGGAGCTTGCCTGTGAGCTTGGAAGCCTGAGTGTGGACCATCTGGAAGCCTCCACTGGGGACCAGATTCAGGCCCTGGCTGCCTCGAACACTGTGGCCACCGTGCTCCCCGGGGTGACGTTGCATCTGGGCCTTCCTGCAGCACCAGCCCGCAAAATCATTGACGCAGGAGGAGCAGTCGCTGTGGGAACGGACCACAACCCTGGAAGCAGTCCAATGTTCAGCACCAGTCTGGCACTGGCACTTGGTGTGAGGCTCAATGGCCTGACTCCAGCAGAAGCACTTACGGCCATGACTGCAAACGCTGCCCATGCGCTGGGCCTCAAAGACACCGGAAGACTCGAAGCAGGCATGAAAGCCGATTTCCTTGTGCTGGACAGTCACGACTGGCGAGAAATCAGTTACCGCTTCGGCAATGCGGTCAGCAAGGTGTTCATCTCAGGAAAGGAAGCATGA